One Thermofilum pendens Hrk 5 DNA segment encodes these proteins:
- the glpK gene encoding glycerol kinase GlpK has product MSKLVLVIDQGTTGTRAAIFDPEGRPVPGGWSYREHTQIYPRPGWVEHNPLEIWEKTLECIRDAVRRSKVDPGEIAAIGVTNQRETVVVWDVRTGNPLYNAIVWQDRRTAPITDKLKEERLEEIREKTGLIPDPYFSGSKIQWLLENVEGLREKVARREAVFGTIDSWIIWNLTRGSREVLTPEKGGAHVTDYSNASRTMLFNIKRLEWDPELLEAMGGIPEDSLPTPRPSSDPEIYGYTGPELNGIFNGKSIAVAGDAGDQQAALFGQAGFTPGDVKCTYGTGNFILMNTGGEIRYSRSGLLTTVFYSLSKGRATYALEGSIFITGAAIQWLRDGLKLIEVSPEIDPLAESADDTGGLYFVPAFTGLGAPYWDPYARGLIIGITRGTTRKHLARAVLESIAYLTRDVVEAMQADAGYAVRILKADGGAARSDFLLQFQADILGVDVVRPLVRETTALGAAYLAGLAVGVWSSLDEVGRLWREEKRFTPQMSREKREQLYAGWKAAVKRALGWAKEVPWAYGY; this is encoded by the coding sequence AGGTAGACCCGTGCCTGGCGGGTGGTCTTACAGGGAGCACACGCAGATCTACCCCAGGCCTGGGTGGGTTGAGCACAACCCCCTAGAGATCTGGGAGAAAACGCTAGAGTGCATAAGGGACGCCGTGAGGAGGTCCAAGGTGGACCCGGGCGAGATAGCCGCGATAGGAGTGACTAACCAGAGGGAGACTGTTGTCGTCTGGGACGTCCGCACCGGGAACCCTCTCTACAACGCGATAGTGTGGCAGGATAGGCGTACAGCCCCGATAACTGATAAATTGAAGGAGGAGCGGCTGGAGGAGATACGCGAGAAGACCGGGCTTATCCCGGACCCCTACTTCTCCGGGAGCAAGATACAGTGGTTGCTCGAGAACGTGGAGGGGCTTCGCGAAAAGGTAGCTAGGCGGGAGGCTGTCTTCGGCACGATAGACTCCTGGATCATATGGAACCTTACGCGCGGATCCAGGGAGGTGTTAACCCCTGAGAAAGGCGGCGCCCATGTAACCGACTACTCAAACGCCAGTAGGACCATGTTGTTCAACATAAAGAGGCTTGAGTGGGACCCAGAGCTACTGGAGGCTATGGGCGGGATACCGGAGGACTCTCTTCCAACGCCGAGGCCCTCCTCGGACCCGGAGATATACGGGTACACCGGCCCGGAACTTAACGGTATATTCAACGGTAAGAGCATAGCCGTCGCCGGGGACGCTGGAGACCAGCAGGCAGCGCTATTCGGGCAGGCGGGGTTCACGCCGGGAGACGTTAAATGCACGTATGGCACCGGGAACTTTATACTCATGAATACAGGCGGGGAGATACGCTACTCGAGGAGCGGGCTTCTAACCACGGTGTTCTACTCTCTATCAAAGGGTAGAGCGACCTACGCGCTCGAAGGAAGCATATTCATAACTGGGGCTGCTATCCAGTGGCTAAGAGACGGGCTGAAACTGATAGAAGTGTCCCCGGAGATCGACCCCCTCGCGGAGTCGGCGGACGATACGGGCGGGCTGTACTTCGTCCCGGCGTTCACGGGGCTCGGAGCCCCCTACTGGGATCCCTACGCGAGGGGGCTCATCATAGGGATTACCCGCGGAACCACGAGAAAGCATTTAGCGCGGGCAGTACTCGAAAGCATAGCCTACCTCACGAGGGACGTTGTGGAAGCCATGCAGGCAGATGCTGGCTACGCTGTGAGGATTCTTAAAGCGGACGGGGGCGCTGCAAGGAGCGACTTCCTCCTACAGTTCCAGGCAGACATTCTGGGAGTAGACGTTGTAAGACCCCTCGTACGGGAGACGACCGCTCTCGGGGCAGCCTACCTGGCGGGTTTAGCTGTAGGCGTTTGGAGCAGCCTGGACGAGGTGGGGAGGCTCTGGAGGGAGGAGAAGAGGTTTACGCCCCAGATGAGCCGCGAGAAAAGGGAACAGCTCTACGCCGGCTGGAAGGCCGCCGTCAAGCGGGCGCTCGGCTGGGCCAAGGAGGTTCCCTGGGCGTACGGCTACTAA